In Flammeovirgaceae bacterium 311, one DNA window encodes the following:
- a CDS encoding Histidine kinase-like ATPase (COG0642 Signal transduction histidine kinase) — protein sequence MRSFNLFTYTRTFAWALLAWLAAVGVGCPVNLYAQDNEIKFKSLTSREGLSSSLVWSMAQDQHGFIWIGTNDGLNVYNGYEFKTYRHLETDTTSITHNYTSSLLYDSNNRLWVGTPHGLDLYNAEKDNFTHYKPGSKTDNRHNNILWVYEDRQQNIWTGTNSGMSFYDEATKKFETSPMPASMGITTQVTALLQDKKGRYWLGTEEGLYAYSPQQKSFTVYRSNKSDPASIATDHIYTLYEDSRGDIWVGTSEGLSLYKPEEKGFTHFRLEHPYYYTKNFSAVRCMVEGRDGNLWVGTYEGGVKKFNVTSQTFTTYLNDPRDPYSLVDNAVKDILIDQTGGLWISTFRGIGFADHYQLQFDHLEHHEYDPNSLTDNYITSLFKDSKDNLWSGNRNGISRFDPNTQKFTHYKHDPADQSSIADGAVIHMSEDTEGNLWSITHIGIVNSFDPGTKTFRRYEADPGDSSSIQEHSNFVLCTQDGGVWVSFRQGISLKDKDGKGFTHFYLPDSISLGGIKFMFEDSRENLLAVGGGTIYKFDRSSGAFSFYQAIPDSLIPFQTTDILEDRNNNLWIGSAYSGLIFYNPDKDSLRLYTNKGDLPDLYIKGILEDRLGNLWLSTNNSLCKFNPTSGQYTIYDQADGLKNSEFNMWDCVRAADGRMYFGGNYGISAFYPGQILKNPNKPKVVVTNFQLFNKAVPIGENSPLKKSITETSYLELDYKQSVLSFEFVALNFNSPEKNQYAYRMLGFDNDWNYSGTRRYATYTNLPPGKTYIFQVKASNNAGVWNEEGTSIQIYIQPPFWITWWFYTLLASFIIACLWLFYHWRSRQHYLQRRELEVKVKERTEEVEAQKEVLEAHANHLKSANQEIKRKNKKIIRQSNKLKALDQLKSQFLQNISHEFRTPLTLILVPLEEMLSASQSNADTKGQLSVMNRNARRLLQLINQLLDLSKLENGSVPMELSPKNIIQFIKSAALSFESLAKKHRIDYSFFCHEAEIITPFDADKLEKIMYNLISNAFKFTPEGGSIKVGVKSLELTESGDSNRQVKQQQYVQITVSDTGAGISAEHLPYIFDRFYQAEPSLVRKSDGTGIGLALTRELVKLHGGKIKVSSEPGQGTCFTVLLPLMEQTVEQSTPADITAPEVTLAALGEESADYSNDTPAVLPNKAAPLLLIVEDNPDLRQQIKRIFSADFKVEEASDGTEGWQKAVECMPDFIISDVMMPGKDGLALCNQLKNSPDTSHIPTILLSARIDGEEAGLRIGADDYITKPFNAKTLVLKVKNLLKTRQKFREALCRELGVQPLATAPETAAINPQDKQFLEQASEIALNHLTDADFDMELFYRELGMSRTLVYKKLKSLTGLGPNEFIRRIRLNKASSLLLKGKYSISEVMFETGFNHRSYFIKCFRGEFGHLPSEHASSQKALPALQQE from the coding sequence ATGAGGTCATTCAACTTATTTACATATACCCGCACTTTTGCATGGGCACTATTAGCCTGGTTAGCAGCAGTAGGTGTGGGTTGTCCCGTAAATCTTTATGCCCAGGATAATGAAATCAAATTCAAGTCGCTTACATCCAGGGAGGGTCTCTCCAGTAGTCTGGTATGGAGCATGGCACAGGATCAGCATGGGTTTATCTGGATAGGAACTAATGATGGGCTGAATGTATACAATGGATACGAATTCAAGACCTACCGGCACCTGGAAACAGATACAACCTCCATCACGCATAATTACACCTCTTCCCTGCTTTACGACAGCAACAACCGTTTGTGGGTGGGAACTCCCCATGGCCTTGACCTCTACAATGCAGAAAAAGATAATTTTACCCATTACAAACCTGGCAGCAAAACCGATAACAGGCATAATAATATTTTGTGGGTATATGAAGACCGGCAGCAAAACATCTGGACGGGTACCAACAGCGGCATGAGCTTCTATGATGAAGCAACAAAAAAATTTGAAACCTCCCCCATGCCTGCCAGCATGGGCATCACCACTCAGGTAACGGCTCTGCTGCAGGATAAAAAAGGCCGCTACTGGCTGGGAACCGAGGAGGGCCTTTATGCCTATTCTCCCCAGCAGAAAAGCTTCACTGTATACAGATCCAATAAAAGTGATCCTGCTTCCATTGCCACCGATCACATCTATACCCTATACGAAGACAGCCGGGGAGATATCTGGGTGGGAACATCCGAAGGACTTAGCCTGTATAAGCCAGAAGAAAAGGGATTTACGCATTTCAGGCTCGAGCATCCTTATTATTACACTAAAAATTTCAGTGCGGTCCGCTGTATGGTAGAAGGCCGTGATGGCAATCTCTGGGTGGGTACTTATGAAGGAGGCGTCAAAAAATTTAATGTTACTTCGCAAACGTTTACGACTTATTTAAATGATCCCCGAGACCCCTACAGCCTGGTAGATAATGCTGTAAAAGATATCCTGATTGACCAAACTGGTGGTTTATGGATCTCTACCTTTAGGGGAATAGGGTTTGCCGATCATTACCAGCTGCAGTTTGATCATCTGGAACACCATGAGTACGATCCAAACAGCCTGACAGATAACTATATCACCTCTCTTTTTAAAGACAGCAAAGACAACCTTTGGTCGGGTAACCGCAATGGAATCTCCCGCTTTGACCCTAACACCCAAAAATTCACTCATTACAAACACGATCCTGCCGATCAATCTTCCATAGCCGATGGCGCCGTTATCCATATGAGCGAAGATACCGAAGGCAATCTGTGGAGTATCACGCATATAGGCATTGTAAACAGCTTCGATCCCGGAACTAAAACCTTCAGACGGTATGAGGCAGATCCTGGAGACAGCAGCAGCATTCAGGAACATTCTAACTTTGTACTTTGCACACAGGATGGAGGAGTTTGGGTAAGCTTCCGGCAGGGCATTAGCCTCAAGGATAAAGACGGAAAAGGTTTTACCCACTTTTATTTACCTGATTCCATTTCACTAGGTGGAATCAAATTTATGTTCGAAGACTCCCGGGAAAACCTGTTAGCCGTGGGCGGAGGAACTATCTATAAGTTTGACCGGAGCAGCGGTGCTTTTTCTTTCTATCAGGCAATTCCTGATTCTTTGATCCCCTTTCAGACCACTGATATTCTGGAAGACAGGAATAACAATTTATGGATAGGAAGTGCTTATTCAGGGCTTATTTTTTATAATCCCGATAAGGATTCTTTAAGACTCTACACCAACAAAGGAGATTTACCGGATCTGTACATCAAAGGCATACTGGAAGACCGGCTTGGGAACCTCTGGCTCAGTACAAACAATAGCCTGTGCAAGTTTAACCCAACCTCGGGGCAATATACCATCTACGATCAGGCTGACGGGCTAAAAAACTCCGAATTCAACATGTGGGACTGCGTAAGAGCGGCAGATGGCAGGATGTACTTTGGTGGCAATTATGGTATAAGCGCCTTTTATCCCGGGCAGATCCTTAAAAACCCGAACAAACCCAAAGTAGTGGTTACCAACTTTCAGTTATTTAACAAAGCAGTACCTATCGGAGAAAATTCTCCACTGAAAAAGTCTATCACTGAAACATCTTACCTTGAGCTGGATTATAAGCAAAGTGTGCTTTCATTCGAGTTTGTGGCGCTAAATTTCAATTCTCCTGAAAAAAATCAGTATGCCTACCGCATGCTTGGGTTTGATAATGACTGGAATTACTCCGGCACACGCCGGTATGCTACCTACACTAATTTACCTCCGGGTAAAACCTATATCTTTCAGGTAAAAGCCTCTAACAATGCCGGTGTCTGGAATGAGGAGGGAACTTCTATCCAGATCTATATCCAGCCGCCTTTCTGGATTACCTGGTGGTTCTACACCCTGCTGGCAAGTTTCATAATTGCCTGTCTCTGGCTGTTCTACCACTGGCGTAGCCGTCAGCATTATCTTCAGCGCAGGGAACTGGAGGTAAAGGTAAAGGAAAGAACAGAAGAGGTAGAAGCACAGAAGGAGGTACTGGAAGCACACGCCAACCACCTGAAATCTGCCAATCAAGAAATCAAGCGGAAAAACAAAAAGATAATCAGGCAGTCGAACAAGCTGAAGGCCCTGGACCAGCTAAAATCGCAATTCCTGCAAAATATTTCGCATGAGTTTCGCACGCCGCTCACGCTTATTCTCGTGCCGCTGGAAGAAATGCTCTCCGCATCCCAGTCTAATGCAGATACAAAAGGGCAGCTGTCTGTTATGAACCGGAATGCCCGGCGGCTCCTGCAGCTGATTAACCAGCTACTTGACCTATCAAAGCTGGAAAACGGCAGCGTTCCCATGGAGTTATCGCCTAAAAACATCATCCAATTTATAAAGTCTGCCGCTTTATCGTTTGAGTCCCTGGCTAAAAAACACAGGATCGATTACAGTTTCTTTTGCCATGAAGCAGAGATTATCACGCCTTTCGATGCAGACAAGCTGGAAAAGATCATGTACAACCTGATCTCCAATGCCTTTAAATTTACGCCTGAAGGGGGAAGCATAAAAGTAGGTGTAAAATCGCTGGAGCTAACCGAAAGCGGCGATTCTAACAGGCAGGTAAAACAGCAGCAGTACGTACAAATTACCGTGAGCGATACAGGCGCCGGAATTTCTGCAGAACACCTGCCCTATATTTTTGACAGGTTTTACCAGGCAGAACCATCGCTGGTCCGAAAAAGCGACGGCACCGGTATTGGACTGGCCCTAACCAGAGAGTTGGTAAAGCTACATGGCGGAAAAATAAAAGTAAGCAGCGAACCCGGGCAAGGCACCTGTTTTACAGTACTGCTACCCCTGATGGAACAGACTGTCGAACAATCCACTCCAGCAGACATAACAGCGCCAGAAGTAACATTAGCAGCATTGGGGGAAGAAAGTGCAGATTACAGCAACGATACGCCAGCTGTTTTGCCCAACAAGGCAGCGCCTCTATTGCTGATCGTTGAGGATAATCCGGATTTGCGGCAGCAGATAAAAAGAATTTTCTCTGCTGACTTCAAGGTGGAAGAAGCCTCCGATGGTACGGAGGGGTGGCAGAAAGCAGTTGAATGCATGCCTGACTTTATTATATCGGATGTAATGATGCCCGGAAAAGATGGACTGGCGCTGTGTAATCAGCTAAAAAACAGCCCCGATACCAGCCACATTCCCACCATTCTGCTATCGGCCCGGATAGACGGCGAAGAAGCCGGCCTGCGCATAGGTGCCGATGATTACATTACCAAACCTTTCAATGCCAAAACCCTGGTGTTGAAAGTAAAAAATCTGCTTAAAACACGCCAGAAATTCAGAGAAGCCTTATGCAGAGAATTAGGCGTGCAGCCGCTGGCCACGGCTCCTGAAACAGCTGCCATTAATCCACAGGACAAACAGTTCCTGGAGCAGGCTTCTGAAATTGCCCTGAATCACCTGACCGATGCTGATTTTGATATGGAGCTGTTTTACCGCGAACTGGGCATGAGCAGAACCCTGGTGTACAAGAAGCTGAAGTCATTAACCGGTCTGGGTCCTAATGAGTTTATCCGCCGTATTCGCCTGAACAAAGCTTCCAGTCTGCTGCTGAAGGGCAAGTATTCCATATCAGAAGTGATGTTCGAGACTGGCTTTAACCATCGCTCTTATTTTATTAAATGCTTCAGAGGCGAATTCGGGCATTTACCTTCCGAACATGCCTCCAGCCAGAAAGCACTGCCCGCTCTTCAGCAGGAGTAA
- a CDS encoding GntR family transcriptional regulator (COG1725 Predicted transcriptional regulators), with the protein MFTTKCKPDIFKDFLEIDEDSKIPKYQQLVDTFINDIEIGMVKIGEKMPSINETSEEFYLSRDTVIKAYELLRNRGIITAVKGKGFYVSSTAKNKGKRILLLFNKLSDHKKTIYNSFVSNLPEDSIVDLQVHNCDSAVLEKIIIENLGKYDYYVIMPHLKTETESVKAAINKIPKDKLVLVNKDLDHIDGDYACVYEDFEQDIYEGLTFGLNQIKNYSKLYLVFPSSNYYCSGIKNGFIKFCARNNFDWDITNDSTQINIKPGELFIVIEETDLVDVIKQTTTKELKLGVDVGLISYNSTPFKEILAGGISVLSTDFERMGSTIAQMIMNKTKSKVKNPFSFTRRNSI; encoded by the coding sequence ATGTTTACTACTAAATGCAAACCCGACATTTTTAAGGACTTTCTGGAAATTGATGAAGATTCTAAAATTCCAAAATACCAGCAACTGGTAGATACCTTCATCAACGACATTGAAATAGGCATGGTAAAGATCGGAGAGAAGATGCCTTCCATCAATGAAACCAGCGAAGAGTTTTACCTGTCGCGCGATACTGTTATTAAGGCATACGAATTACTACGCAACAGGGGAATTATCACTGCTGTAAAAGGCAAGGGATTTTATGTGAGCAGCACCGCCAAAAACAAGGGGAAAAGAATACTCCTGTTATTCAACAAGCTTAGCGATCATAAAAAAACGATCTACAATTCCTTTGTCAGCAATTTGCCCGAAGATTCAATAGTAGATTTACAGGTACATAATTGTGATTCGGCAGTACTGGAAAAAATAATCATCGAAAACCTGGGCAAGTATGACTACTATGTAATTATGCCGCACCTGAAAACAGAAACAGAAAGTGTTAAAGCGGCTATCAATAAAATTCCGAAAGATAAACTAGTGCTCGTTAACAAAGATCTGGACCATATTGACGGAGACTATGCCTGTGTTTACGAAGATTTTGAGCAGGATATTTATGAAGGTTTAACTTTTGGACTGAATCAGATAAAAAATTACTCCAAGCTCTACCTGGTTTTTCCCAGCTCAAATTATTACTGCTCCGGCATCAAGAATGGCTTTATTAAATTCTGCGCCAGGAATAATTTTGACTGGGACATCACCAATGATTCAACCCAGATAAATATTAAGCCCGGTGAGTTGTTTATAGTGATCGAGGAAACCGACCTGGTGGATGTAATCAAACAAACCACTACCAAAGAACTGAAACTGGGAGTGGATGTTGGTTTGATCTCTTATAACAGCACCCCTTTCAAAGAAATTTTAGCAGGCGGGATCAGTGTTTTAAGTACTGATTTTGAAAGAATGGGAAGCACCATTGCCCAGATGATCATGAATAAAACTAAAAGCAAGGTTAAGAATCCTTTTTCTTTTACAAGAAGAAATTCGATTTAG
- a CDS encoding alpha-L-rhamnosidase, translating to MPETQTYQNITEGIMNLKFYTLIVLLTCSLQLQAMVDWQAQWISFPNLNPDSYAVLHFRNSFELSEIPARLPLLISADIRYKLYINGKYLGQGPANNDQRHYVYDEHDIATSLRKGKNTIAVTVFSLAEMTPLRYETSGAKLIVQASNDALSKVLNTGSGNWRVKLNEAYSPTRRGREFEVISYFAMGGGEKIKADQYPWGWKEQGFDDAGWPVAMAIAKGANYGHKYEYGAADLSLQARSIPFMDESFEQRPVMRNTPGPLTKGFVTAWQKNKPLTIPANTEATLLLDQTYLTKGHPYYTFSGGRNAVVKVGYAETLFVDVEEHQQGHRDVVDGKEFIGLSDIYLLDGGKDREFSTLIPRVWRYIQVKVKTADEPLSWNSYQATKFIYPFRENASFASNLPVHKSIWNVGWRTARLCADETYMDCPYYEQLQYVGDTRIQALISLYVSGDDRLMKNAINQFANSITDEGITQSRFPSSSLQYIPPYSLFWVNMVHDYHMHRKDDAFTAQYLHQITSVLLWFETRLREDKLLGPMPWWSYVDVVDGWTKASPPGSWEGGSLMLTLQYVYALQDAIALLEHHQKDALAKYFSDLKNSIQQAVVAKGYNADSRLFADTPDQASYSQHTNIMAILTDTAPINQQAAIFEKITTDPSVARTNIYFSFYLHRAAQKTGNGAYFLNNLDIWKKMLKQGLTTFSETMQQTRSDCHAWSASPNYEFLNLVCGIQPASAHFESIRIEPNPGSLRKLSGKMPHPKGSIGVDFSFDKNSVAGEIVIPENTQATFYWKGKEVPLVQGKNSIKISNSLP from the coding sequence TTGCCTGAAACCCAGACTTACCAGAACATAACAGAAGGGATCATGAATCTGAAATTTTACACCCTGATCGTATTGCTCACATGCAGCCTTCAATTGCAGGCCATGGTTGACTGGCAGGCACAATGGATAAGCTTTCCCAATCTTAATCCAGATTCGTATGCTGTGCTGCATTTCCGCAACAGCTTTGAGTTAAGCGAAATTCCGGCACGGCTTCCCCTGCTCATTTCTGCCGACATTCGCTATAAGCTCTACATTAACGGAAAGTACCTGGGCCAGGGGCCTGCCAATAACGATCAGCGGCACTATGTGTATGATGAACATGATATTGCAACATCGCTCCGAAAAGGGAAAAATACGATAGCGGTTACCGTTTTCAGCCTGGCGGAAATGACTCCGCTCCGCTACGAAACCAGTGGGGCAAAGTTAATTGTACAGGCCAGCAATGATGCGCTGAGCAAGGTATTGAATACTGGCAGCGGAAACTGGCGTGTGAAACTGAATGAAGCGTACTCGCCCACCCGCAGAGGCAGAGAATTTGAGGTAATAAGCTACTTTGCCATGGGGGGAGGAGAAAAAATAAAAGCCGACCAATACCCCTGGGGCTGGAAGGAGCAGGGATTTGATGATGCTGGCTGGCCGGTTGCCATGGCAATAGCAAAGGGCGCTAATTACGGACACAAATATGAGTACGGCGCAGCAGATCTAAGCCTGCAGGCCCGCAGCATTCCCTTCATGGACGAAAGCTTTGAGCAACGGCCGGTTATGAGAAATACACCGGGCCCTTTAACCAAAGGTTTTGTGACTGCATGGCAAAAAAACAAGCCACTGACGATTCCTGCCAATACCGAAGCCACTCTTTTACTTGACCAGACCTACCTGACAAAAGGCCATCCTTATTATACCTTTTCCGGAGGCAGAAATGCCGTGGTAAAGGTTGGTTATGCAGAAACATTATTCGTGGATGTTGAAGAGCATCAGCAGGGCCACAGAGATGTAGTAGATGGAAAAGAGTTTATTGGCCTTTCTGATATTTACCTACTGGACGGCGGGAAAGACAGAGAATTCTCTACCCTTATTCCACGGGTATGGCGCTATATACAGGTAAAAGTTAAAACGGCCGATGAACCTTTAAGCTGGAACAGCTATCAGGCTACAAAATTTATTTATCCTTTCCGGGAAAATGCATCCTTTGCCTCAAATTTGCCTGTGCATAAGAGCATCTGGAATGTAGGCTGGCGAACAGCCCGCCTTTGTGCTGACGAAACCTATATGGATTGCCCCTATTATGAGCAGCTGCAATATGTGGGCGATACCCGTATCCAGGCCCTGATCTCCCTGTACGTATCGGGCGATGACCGGCTGATGAAGAATGCCATTAACCAATTTGCCAACTCCATCACCGACGAAGGTATTACCCAAAGCCGTTTCCCCTCCAGCTCGCTTCAGTACATTCCGCCCTATTCGCTCTTCTGGGTAAACATGGTGCACGATTACCACATGCACCGGAAAGATGATGCTTTTACTGCTCAATACCTCCATCAGATAACTTCTGTTTTATTATGGTTCGAAACCAGGCTGCGTGAGGATAAGCTGCTGGGGCCTATGCCCTGGTGGTCGTATGTGGATGTTGTAGATGGCTGGACAAAAGCAAGCCCTCCGGGCTCATGGGAAGGTGGCTCTTTAATGCTGACTCTACAGTATGTATATGCGCTGCAGGATGCCATTGCCCTGCTTGAGCACCATCAGAAAGACGCCCTGGCAAAGTATTTCTCAGATCTGAAAAATAGTATTCAGCAGGCTGTGGTGGCAAAAGGCTATAATGCCGACAGCAGGTTATTTGCCGATACGCCCGATCAGGCATCCTACAGCCAGCACACAAACATTATGGCCATCCTTACCGACACTGCCCCCATAAACCAGCAAGCTGCCATCTTTGAAAAGATAACCACTGATCCATCAGTAGCCAGAACGAACATCTATTTTTCCTTTTACCTGCACAGGGCCGCCCAAAAAACGGGTAATGGCGCTTATTTTTTAAACAACCTGGACATATGGAAAAAGATGCTGAAACAAGGCTTAACCACCTTTTCTGAAACCATGCAGCAGACCCGCTCCGACTGCCATGCCTGGAGCGCCAGCCCCAATTACGAATTCCTGAACCTAGTGTGTGGGATCCAGCCTGCTTCTGCCCATTTCGAATCAATAAGAATTGAGCCTAATCCAGGCAGCCTTCGTAAACTATCGGGCAAAATGCCTCACCCCAAAGGAAGCATAGGAGTAGATTTCTCCTTTGATAAGAATTCTGTAGCCGGAGAGATAGTGATTCCAGAAAATACACAGGCTACTTTTTACTGGAAAGGAAAAGAGGTGCCGCTGGTACAGGGAAAAAATAGTATCAAAATTTCTAATTCCCTGCCCTAG
- a CDS encoding NAD(P)-dependent dehydrogenase (COG0673 Predicted dehydrogenases and related proteins) — translation MKANNSRRDFLRKAVLGTAGISLGAMAFPASSYARIIGANDRVNFAVAGINNRGKALVKSAMASPNTSIGYICDVDSRVLNGVSKMVQDGGGKKPKAIVDFRSLIEKKDFDAVAIATPEHWHAPMAIMAAQAGKHVYVEKPCSHNPYEGELLVAVQKKTGRVIQMGNQQRSAPTSIQAVKEIREGIIGTPYFGKAWYSNNRGSIGIGKKVAVPDWLNWELWQGPAPRQDYQDNLVHYNWHWFWNYGTGEIHNNGTHEIDICRWALGVDIPERVKSSGGRFHYNDDWEFYDTQVVSYEYADNKMITWEGKSCNGFNYYDRGRGATIHGTDGTVLVDRNVYQVFDQKGTLVKEIKEEHSSATTNTAGEGALDNYHMTNFVNAIRNSEKLNSPIDEAAITSLLCHYGNISQEVGRTLHIDQKNGHILNDAEAMKMWRREYAPGWEPVV, via the coding sequence ATGAAAGCTAATAATTCCCGCCGGGATTTTCTCAGAAAAGCAGTCTTAGGAACTGCAGGCATCTCTTTAGGTGCTATGGCTTTTCCGGCAAGCAGCTATGCCCGTATCATTGGTGCAAACGATAGGGTTAATTTTGCTGTGGCCGGTATCAACAACAGGGGAAAAGCCCTCGTGAAATCTGCCATGGCATCGCCTAATACCAGCATTGGCTACATCTGCGATGTAGATTCCAGGGTGTTGAACGGGGTAAGTAAAATGGTGCAGGATGGAGGCGGGAAAAAGCCTAAAGCCATTGTAGATTTTCGCTCCCTGATCGAAAAAAAAGATTTTGATGCTGTAGCCATTGCCACCCCGGAGCACTGGCATGCTCCCATGGCTATTATGGCTGCCCAAGCAGGAAAGCATGTGTATGTAGAGAAACCCTGCAGCCATAATCCCTATGAAGGGGAACTGCTGGTGGCAGTGCAGAAAAAAACAGGCAGGGTGATACAAATGGGTAATCAGCAGCGCTCTGCCCCTACTTCCATTCAGGCCGTAAAAGAAATCCGGGAGGGCATTATTGGCACGCCTTATTTTGGCAAAGCCTGGTACAGCAATAACCGGGGCTCTATTGGTATAGGCAAAAAAGTGGCTGTGCCAGACTGGCTCAACTGGGAGCTGTGGCAGGGGCCGGCACCAAGGCAGGACTACCAGGATAACCTGGTGCACTACAACTGGCACTGGTTCTGGAATTACGGCACCGGCGAGATACATAACAACGGTACCCACGAGATAGATATTTGCCGCTGGGCGCTGGGGGTAGATATTCCCGAGCGGGTAAAATCATCAGGCGGCAGGTTCCACTATAATGATGACTGGGAGTTCTACGATACCCAGGTAGTGAGCTATGAATATGCCGACAATAAAATGATCACCTGGGAAGGAAAGAGCTGCAACGGATTTAATTATTACGATAGGGGCAGGGGTGCTACCATACACGGCACTGACGGCACCGTATTGGTAGACCGGAATGTTTACCAGGTCTTTGATCAGAAGGGAACGCTGGTAAAAGAGATAAAGGAAGAGCACAGCAGTGCCACCACCAATACCGCAGGCGAGGGCGCTTTGGATAATTATCACATGACCAATTTTGTGAATGCGATCCGGAATTCTGAAAAACTTAATTCTCCGATAGATGAAGCAGCCATTACCAGCCTGCTGTGTCATTATGGAAATATTTCCCAGGAAGTTGGCAGAACCCTCCATATAGACCAGAAGAACGGGCATATTTTAAATGACGCAGAAGCCATGAAAATGTGGAGACGTGAATATGCCCCGGGCTGGGAGCCTGTGGTATAA
- a CDS encoding phospholipase/carboxylesterase (COG4099 Predicted peptidase), with protein sequence MTHHTFRQSLFLIIIFCCFSCQPPAGAAQATPREKVVATLVAQLRQLAKKEQNPLLKRHFESLALMTLDTTHGFSMEEKDLQSVAEVLEFFKGDGKNWQTYLQKPRPLIMAYQSPADGKNSYYWLFLPRDFSSEKKDYPLYMELHGSGGGSNNPPWKMLYHYLKPEEAAGTAQMYRRDGFMIYPWGRGDKGYNGIAFTDIKESLADFDALFTTDPDRQYVYGFSMGGKGAYLMALETPDRWTALGIYSGIMKSTPEEVKKLKNLPVWMTWGETERWAENNRTLRDHLQQEGVNVRWEEQAGVGHSYKGDYQEALMKWFLSLKD encoded by the coding sequence ATGACCCATCATACATTCAGGCAAAGCCTGTTTTTGATAATTATCTTCTGTTGTTTTAGTTGCCAGCCTCCTGCCGGGGCAGCCCAGGCAACACCCCGGGAAAAAGTGGTTGCCACACTTGTTGCGCAGCTGCGGCAGCTTGCAAAAAAAGAGCAGAACCCACTGCTGAAAAGGCATTTTGAGTCCCTGGCCCTGATGACACTGGATACCACCCATGGATTTTCAATGGAGGAAAAGGATTTGCAGTCGGTGGCTGAGGTGCTGGAATTTTTTAAAGGCGACGGGAAAAACTGGCAAACTTATTTACAAAAGCCACGACCCCTGATTATGGCTTACCAGTCTCCTGCCGATGGTAAAAACAGTTATTATTGGTTATTCCTGCCCCGGGATTTTAGCTCTGAAAAAAAAGATTATCCCCTTTATATGGAATTGCATGGCAGTGGAGGAGGCTCAAACAACCCGCCCTGGAAAATGCTGTACCATTACCTGAAACCTGAAGAGGCTGCGGGTACTGCACAAATGTACCGCAGGGATGGGTTCATGATCTATCCCTGGGGAAGAGGGGACAAAGGATATAATGGCATAGCCTTTACCGATATTAAGGAAAGCCTTGCAGATTTTGATGCGCTGTTTACCACCGACCCTGACAGGCAGTATGTATATGGCTTTTCCATGGGAGGAAAGGGAGCTTACCTTATGGCACTGGAGACCCCGGATCGGTGGACAGCCCTGGGGATTTACTCCGGCATTATGAAATCTACGCCTGAAGAGGTTAAAAAGCTGAAAAACCTGCCAGTCTGGATGACTTGGGGAGAAACGGAAAGGTGGGCAGAAAATAACCGAACACTAAGAGACCACCTGCAGCAGGAGGGAGTAAATGTTCGCTGGGAGGAGCAGGCTGGAGTAGGACATTCTTATAAAGGCGACTACCAGGAAGCACTGATGAAGTGGTTTTTATCTTTGAAAGATTAG